Proteins co-encoded in one Thermocrinis sp. genomic window:
- a CDS encoding twin-arginine translocase TatA/TatE family subunit: protein MDFPEILIILLVAMVVLGPEKTIELATKLGEFLRKIRETWDELRYQMYIESLNKKIMEESEQTQSLEEQQEKGVLEYIEEVKAKEVEENESGTTQNASDGTSKGTQAKTD, encoded by the coding sequence ATGGATTTCCCCGAAATTCTCATCATACTGCTTGTTGCCATGGTGGTGCTTGGTCCTGAAAAAACCATAGAGTTAGCCACAAAGTTGGGAGAGTTTCTAAGAAAAATAAGAGAGACTTGGGACGAGCTCAGATATCAGATGTATATAGAGAGCTTAAACAAGAAGATTATGGAAGAGTCAGAACAAACCCAATCCTTAGAGGAACAACAGGAGAAAGGCGTTTTAGAATACATAGAGGAAGTTAAGGCTAAAGAGGTGGAGGAAAATGAGTCAGGAACTACCCAAAATGCCTCTGACGGAACATCTAAGGGAACTCAGGCAAAGACTGATTAA
- the tatC gene encoding twin-arginine translocase subunit TatC: MPLTEHLRELRQRLIKSVVAFLVASGVSFYIAQYIFEILKRPVKKAYPHVELITLSPTEPLFIIIKISVVFGFILSSPVILYQLWKFVEPALYPNEKRMVIPITLFSLILFILGASFAYFLVMPIALKFLIGIGFSQLQATPFLSVNLYISFLLKMIIGFGIAFQLPIVLFLLQRVGLVTDAQLKSFRKYFIVLSFVVGAFIAPDATTQVLMAIPLILLYEISLLIGKLGKKRKTGAAIEVAKEDV, translated from the coding sequence ATGCCTCTGACGGAACATCTAAGGGAACTCAGGCAAAGACTGATTAAGTCTGTTGTTGCCTTCTTGGTTGCTTCTGGTGTTTCCTTTTACATAGCCCAGTATATATTTGAAATCTTAAAGCGACCTGTCAAAAAAGCTTATCCGCATGTGGAGCTTATAACTTTGTCTCCCACCGAACCGCTTTTTATAATTATTAAAATCTCCGTGGTCTTTGGTTTTATACTTTCTTCCCCCGTAATTCTCTATCAACTTTGGAAGTTTGTTGAGCCTGCCCTTTATCCCAACGAGAAGAGGATGGTCATTCCCATAACTTTGTTTTCTCTGATTCTTTTCATCTTGGGCGCAAGCTTTGCTTACTTTTTGGTGATGCCCATAGCTCTCAAGTTTTTAATTGGTATAGGCTTTTCCCAACTTCAGGCTACACCTTTTTTGTCTGTTAATCTCTACATATCCTTCTTGCTCAAGATGATCATCGGCTTTGGTATTGCCTTTCAGCTTCCCATAGTGCTTTTTTTACTGCAAAGAGTGGGCTTGGTTACAGATGCGCAGTTAAAGAGTTTTAGAAAATACTTTATAGTTTTGTCCTTTGTGGTTGGTGCCTTTATTGCACCTGATGCTACAACCCAAGTGCTCATGGCCATACCCCTTATACTGCTTTATGAAATTTCCCTCTTAATTGGCAAACTGGGTAAGAAAAGAAAGACAGGAGCCGCAATAGAGGTAGCAAAAGAAGATGTTTGA
- a CDS encoding prephenate dehydrogenase/arogenate dehydrogenase family protein, giving the protein MFERIAIVGVGFMGGSFALSVKSVLPCQIFGVDINPQALERAKGLKVIHEGSTNIKELRSFKPNLVVLATPVRTFESIAKSLKEGCLSEETIITDLGSVKGYLVYTMESILGSRFVGGHPIAGTEKSGVENSVDGLFKGKRTILTPTQRTERDALEKVKKLWELIGSKVEFMDPFLHDVVFGAVSHLPHAVAFALIDTLLLLTKRTGIDLFQYPGAGFKDFTRIAASDPIMWRDIFLENRENILEAIDCYSSSLRRLRELISEKKVEELTQYLKEARENRLRIE; this is encoded by the coding sequence ATGTTTGAAAGGATAGCTATAGTAGGTGTTGGTTTTATGGGGGGAAGCTTTGCGCTCAGCGTAAAATCCGTTCTTCCTTGCCAGATCTTTGGAGTGGATATAAATCCGCAAGCTTTGGAAAGGGCAAAGGGTCTGAAGGTAATCCACGAAGGTTCTACAAACATAAAAGAGCTTAGATCTTTCAAGCCTAACCTGGTGGTATTGGCTACGCCTGTTAGGACCTTTGAAAGTATTGCAAAGAGCTTAAAAGAAGGGTGTCTCTCTGAAGAAACAATAATAACAGACCTGGGAAGTGTTAAAGGGTATTTAGTCTATACGATGGAGAGTATATTGGGAAGCAGGTTTGTAGGAGGACACCCTATAGCGGGCACTGAAAAGTCTGGAGTGGAAAACAGCGTAGATGGTCTTTTTAAGGGCAAAAGAACCATACTTACACCAACCCAAAGGACAGAAAGGGACGCTTTGGAAAAGGTAAAAAAGCTTTGGGAGCTGATAGGATCAAAAGTTGAGTTTATGGACCCCTTTTTGCACGACGTGGTTTTTGGAGCCGTCTCCCATCTTCCCCATGCGGTAGCCTTTGCCCTAATAGATACTCTGCTTTTGCTTACAAAAAGGACTGGTATAGACCTATTCCAGTATCCAGGCGCGGGCTTTAAGGACTTTACCCGCATCGCCGCTTCGGACCCCATAATGTGGAGGGACATCTTTTTGGAAAACAGAGAGAACATTCTTGAGGCTATTGACTGCTACAGCTCTTCTTTAAGAAGACTTAGGGAATTGATTTCAGAAAAAAAGGTGGAGGAATTGACCCAGTATTTGAAGGAAGCCAGAGAGAACAGGTTAAGAATAGAGTAG
- a CDS encoding acetoin utilization protein AcuC, which yields MKGAKLVASYAYRSLRYTSNHPLRIPRVSLLLEFLKAMELLEDSQHVESREASLEELRLFHTKDYLDTLRWADENGKVSKEVREKYNIGTLENPLSPAMWKGSVLAAGSTVQAVQLCLEGYRAFNPAGGMHHAYPNRAHGFCFINDPAIAINYLKHRGFKAILYIDLDAHHCDGVQDGFYEDDQVFIFSIHQSPEYAFPFSRGFLQEIGEGKGKGYNLNLPMPKGLNDSEFLYALEKGLEIVLEVFRPEVYVLQLGTDALKEDYLSKFELSNWGFLRAFKLIREALGDGIYLGGGGYHPIALARAWALIWCELAGKDIPKVINSKAKQVLLSVDFEEFEETDRNYMFDRLLDRPNEGDIRKEVKEICQKAKTLLLYS from the coding sequence ATGAAAGGAGCTAAGCTCGTTGCCAGCTATGCCTATAGGTCCCTGAGGTATACTTCAAACCATCCACTCAGAATACCGAGGGTTAGCCTTCTTCTGGAGTTTCTAAAGGCTATGGAACTTTTAGAAGACAGCCAGCACGTTGAAAGTAGAGAAGCCTCCTTAGAAGAGCTAAGACTTTTTCACACAAAGGATTACCTTGACACTCTGCGTTGGGCCGACGAGAACGGAAAGGTCAGTAAAGAAGTAAGGGAAAAATACAACATAGGAACTTTGGAAAATCCCCTTTCTCCCGCTATGTGGAAAGGCTCAGTGCTTGCTGCGGGTTCTACTGTGCAGGCGGTTCAGCTCTGTTTAGAGGGCTACAGAGCCTTTAATCCGGCGGGTGGTATGCATCACGCCTATCCAAACAGGGCACACGGCTTTTGCTTTATCAACGACCCAGCCATAGCCATAAACTACCTAAAACACAGAGGTTTCAAAGCTATACTTTACATAGACTTAGATGCGCATCACTGCGATGGTGTGCAGGATGGATTTTATGAAGATGACCAGGTGTTTATCTTTTCCATACACCAATCTCCCGAATATGCTTTTCCCTTTAGTAGGGGCTTTTTGCAGGAGATAGGAGAAGGTAAAGGAAAGGGCTACAACCTAAACCTTCCTATGCCTAAGGGGTTAAATGACAGCGAGTTTTTGTATGCTTTAGAGAAAGGCTTAGAAATAGTCTTGGAAGTGTTTAGACCGGAGGTTTATGTGCTTCAGTTGGGGACCGATGCTCTGAAGGAAGATTACCTTTCCAAGTTTGAGCTTTCTAACTGGGGATTTTTAAGGGCCTTTAAACTAATTAGAGAAGCTTTGGGGGATGGAATTTACCTTGGTGGGGGTGGCTATCATCCCATCGCTCTGGCAAGGGCTTGGGCATTAATTTGGTGCGAGCTGGCGGGTAAAGACATTCCCAAAGTCATAAACTCAAAAGCAAAACAGGTGCTTTTAAGTGTAGATTTTGAAGAGTTTGAAGAAACGGACAGAAATTATATGTTTGACCGGCTTTTGGACAGACCAAACGAGGGAGACATAAGAAAAGAAGTAAAAGAAATTTGCCAAAAAGCTAAAACCCTACTACTCTATTCTTAA